In Hippoglossus stenolepis isolate QCI-W04-F060 chromosome 21, HSTE1.2, whole genome shotgun sequence, one DNA window encodes the following:
- the LOC118100266 gene encoding fibrous sheath CABYR-binding protein: protein MMENPEQDGEPLPSFIQTISEMLNAGVKPEPHQEPEPESNQETSESLSGPLQLEHMESRRRQLRNRQVILQKIQQLRKTPGDDSDRSTNEVTSEDSDEVCELENIQKELQELLLNKLQLETQMENVTHTANRGREDKLSIIYKTEPPCGGIYTLPPLPPTQENTIEEMSEETTPAEETPIGRQDELSTLHKTEPPCEEIYTLPPPQLTQENTIEEMSVETTPAEETPIGPIVPVESLLSMQAFTRCPSCGEAVFTEIRSVVGETIWMLCCVCSMLGCVAGCCLIPFFMENVKDIHHRCPRCQAHIHTYQHL, encoded by the exons ATGATGGAGAATccagagcaggatggagagccCCTTCCCTCTTTCATCCAGACGATCAGCGAGATGCTGAACGCAGGCGTCAAACCAGAGCCACATCAGGAACCGGAGCCTGAATCCAACCAGGAGACCTCGGAGTCACTGAGCGGGCCCCTGCAGCTGGAGCACATGGAGTCCCGAAGGCGGCAGCTTCGCAACAGACAGGTGATCCTGCAGAAGATACAGCAACTGAGGAAGACGCCAGGAGACGACAGTGACAGGAGCACAAATGAAG TGACGAGTGAGGACAGTGATGAAGTGTGTGAGCTGGAGAACATTcagaaggagctgcaggagctgctgctgaataagctgcagctggagacacagATGGAGAACGTCACCCACACAGCAAACAGAG GTCGAGAGGATAAATTGTCcattatttataaaactgaGCCGCCGTGTGGAGGGATCTACACGCTTCCACCTCTTCCGCCGACACAGGAGAACACCATAGAGGAGATGAGTGAAGAAACTACTCCCGCAGAAGAAACACCAATAG GTCGACAGGATGAATTGTCCACTCTTCATAAAACTGAGCCGCCGTGTGAAGAGATCTACACGCTTCCACCTCCTCAGCTGACACAGGAGAACACCATAGAGGAGATGAGTGTAGAAACTACTCCTGCAGAAGAAACACCAATAGGCCCCATCGTTCCAG TGGAAAGCCTGCTTTCGATGCAAGCCTTCACCCGCTGTCCATCCTGTGGCGAGGCCGTCTTTACAGAAATCCGCAGCGTAGTGGGCGAGACAATATGGatgctctgttgtgtgtgttccatgCTTGG gtGTGTAGCAGGCTGCTGTCTGATCCCTTTCTTCATGGAGAACGTAAAGGACATCCACCACCGGTGTCCCCGGTGTCAggctcacatacacacctacCAGCATTTGTGA